The following coding sequences lie in one Sedimentibacter sp. MB35-C1 genomic window:
- a CDS encoding sigma 54-interacting transcriptional regulator — MIIEKSMSLKSTLEQLDYELLASIIDCIYEAVCVIDEKGTVVIWNKSAEKLYNIDYNQIYGKNIREFFPNAIVDTVRLTRTTAENIQHSPRESSHILASSKPLVVRNKFMGAVSTDRDFNEVKKLYCDLETANKRLLFLENEVRRLEGSFGNIIGTDPNLIKKIEIARQIAPIDTSVMIIGESGTGKEVFARGIHEASGRKGHFVPVNCSAIPGELFESEFFGYSPGAFTGASRKGKAGILELANGGTIFLDEIGDLPLNMQAKLLRFLQDKTLTRVGGEKAVQLDVRIISATNLNLKEMVKENKFREDLFYRLNVIELSIPPLRERKNDIPLLIGFFLKLYSKKLCKKIKGVEKEAADILREYPWPGNVRELMNVIEQIVAINTEGFITKEHLPASVLEKHENISAASKKYPLDLTAAVKKLETENIKKALMAASYNKSKAAKLLNIPRTTLYHKMEEYKIANQK, encoded by the coding sequence TTGATAATCGAAAAAAGCATGTCCCTTAAAAGCACTCTGGAACAGCTGGACTATGAACTGCTTGCCTCAATAATAGATTGCATATATGAAGCCGTATGCGTAATCGACGAAAAAGGAACCGTGGTTATTTGGAATAAAAGTGCGGAAAAGCTTTACAACATAGATTATAATCAAATCTATGGAAAAAATATCCGTGAATTTTTCCCTAATGCCATAGTCGATACTGTAAGACTGACAAGAACAACTGCAGAAAATATTCAGCACTCTCCAAGAGAAAGCTCCCATATACTGGCAAGCTCCAAGCCCTTAGTTGTAAGGAATAAATTTATGGGAGCGGTATCCACAGACAGAGACTTCAATGAAGTCAAAAAACTATATTGCGATTTGGAAACCGCAAATAAGCGCCTGCTGTTTCTTGAAAATGAAGTTCGGCGACTGGAAGGCTCCTTTGGAAATATTATAGGTACCGATCCCAATCTTATTAAAAAAATAGAAATTGCAAGGCAAATCGCTCCTATTGACACCAGTGTAATGATAATCGGAGAAAGCGGAACCGGCAAAGAGGTATTTGCCAGAGGAATACATGAGGCAAGTGGCAGAAAAGGACATTTCGTTCCCGTAAATTGCAGTGCAATTCCGGGCGAACTTTTTGAAAGCGAGTTTTTTGGTTACTCTCCGGGTGCTTTTACGGGAGCAAGCAGAAAAGGAAAAGCCGGAATTCTTGAGCTGGCAAACGGTGGAACAATCTTCCTAGATGAAATAGGAGATCTCCCTCTCAATATGCAGGCAAAACTCTTAAGATTCCTGCAGGATAAGACACTCACGCGAGTAGGCGGAGAAAAAGCCGTTCAGTTAGATGTAAGAATAATTTCCGCAACTAACTTAAACCTGAAAGAGATGGTAAAAGAAAATAAATTCAGAGAAGATCTGTTTTACAGATTAAATGTAATAGAACTTTCTATTCCACCTCTAAGAGAAAGAAAAAATGACATTCCTTTGTTAATAGGCTTTTTTCTAAAGCTTTATTCAAAAAAACTTTGCAAAAAAATCAAGGGCGTGGAAAAAGAAGCCGCAGACATACTCAGAGAATATCCGTGGCCCGGTAATGTACGAGAGCTGATGAATGTAATTGAACAAATTGTAGCAATAAATACAGAGGGCTTCATAACGAAGGAACATCTGCCGGCATCTGTATTGGAAAAGCACGAAAATATCTCTGCAGCTTCCAAGAAATACCCTCTGGACCTGACAGCAGCTGTTAAGAAATTAGAAACAGAAAATATAAAAAAGGCTCTTATGGCAGCAAGCTATAACAAATCTAAAGCAGCAAAGCTTCTTAATATACCAAGAACGACTTTATATCATAAAATGGAAGAATATAAAATTGCAAATCAAAAATGA
- a CDS encoding ABC transporter ATP-binding protein: MIAVENLIFSYQAQKQILHGLNFSVPNGEIFGFLGPNGSGKSTTQKILTGILHGYGGNVRLFGKPLDKGQMDFKEKIGVLFEFPYLYTNLSALDNLNYFASFYPLDKRRNIDELLDMLEFKKDFVKKPVSSYSKGMRQRVSMARALLNNPSLLFLDEPTSGLDPRGAVLFRRIIEEERKKGTTVFLTTHNMMDADLLCDRVAFIADGKIKVIDTPKKLKQKNSTHQVEIDYLYKGKRSTAVIEMPELKEGISIPYDEIISIHSKEPTLEDMFIQYTGRGLV, from the coding sequence ATGATTGCTGTAGAAAACTTGATTTTTTCCTATCAGGCTCAAAAACAAATTCTGCATGGCTTAAATTTTTCAGTGCCTAATGGTGAAATATTCGGCTTTTTAGGACCGAATGGCTCGGGTAAATCTACAACACAAAAAATCTTAACCGGTATTCTGCATGGATATGGAGGAAATGTAAGGCTATTTGGAAAACCTTTAGACAAGGGGCAAATGGATTTCAAAGAAAAAATCGGTGTATTATTTGAGTTTCCCTATCTCTATACCAATTTAAGCGCACTCGACAATCTAAACTATTTTGCGTCGTTTTACCCCTTAGACAAGCGGCGCAACATAGACGAGTTGTTAGATATGTTGGAGTTTAAGAAAGACTTTGTAAAAAAACCCGTGTCCTCTTATTCCAAAGGAATGCGGCAGCGTGTTAGTATGGCAAGAGCTTTGTTGAATAACCCTAGCCTTTTGTTTTTGGACGAGCCGACCAGCGGACTTGACCCGCGGGGGGCGGTACTGTTTCGGCGTATCATTGAGGAAGAAAGAAAAAAAGGTACAACGGTTTTCCTTACTACTCATAACATGATGGACGCAGACTTGCTATGTGACAGGGTTGCTTTCATTGCGGACGGTAAAATTAAAGTAATAGACACACCCAAAAAGTTAAAACAGAAAAACAGCACTCATCAAGTCGAGATTGACTACTTGTATAAAGGAAAACGCAGTACAGCCGTCATTGAAATGCCGGAGCTAAAGGAGGGTATTTCAATTCCGTATGATGAAATTATCAGTATTCATTCCAAAGAACCAACGCTTGAGGATATGTTTATTCAATATACCGGGAGGGGGTTGGTGTAA
- the prdA gene encoding D-proline reductase (dithiol) proprotein PrdA: protein MSITKELAEQLKDSPAVVCCRTTQGTAISPSDLEDPNIFPEMEESGLITITADTLKIGQVIGATLKRDVDGLTSLTAEMMEGIVEANSASEEKSITEKPISKGGNVKVDKGMLHIEADQINGLKLSLPLGSLGSKFENFSESACEPEKVENQVVGTLVKREFSVKEVKLGEKTSFEHGILTIRKNLAKEAVAATPLVKKMEIDIITPDKRHVYSDTIMDVTPVATKAEGDLGSGTTHILNDMVFMLTGVDEAGVQIHEFGSCEGYLDEKITYGMPGCPDQNDIIVRAHVTIQELTGMERRGPYAAHKACDLVIQEIREVLKSTPASEAVKVETCEQVKRNGRPRVLLVKEIMGQGAMHDNVMLPTEPAGVAGGKQNVDLGNVPIILSVNEVRDGGIHALTCIGPASKEDTRHYFREPVLEALAADEELDLVGVAFIGSPQVNDEKMFVSKRLGALADTMKIDGAIVTTEGFGNNHIDFTQNIEEIGKRGIKVVGITYAAYQGQLVVGNKYTDAMIEVNKDKDGMESEILGQNTIDKNDAKRAVVMLKNRIAGVPIAPADRKWNQSVIDENQRLVNSIQL, encoded by the coding sequence ATGTCAATTACTAAGGAACTGGCTGAACAGCTGAAAGATTCTCCGGCGGTTGTATGCTGCCGAACTACACAAGGAACTGCAATCAGCCCCTCTGATCTCGAAGATCCTAATATCTTCCCTGAAATGGAAGAATCCGGACTTATTACAATTACCGCCGACACTTTAAAAATCGGCCAGGTAATAGGCGCAACGCTTAAGCGTGATGTTGATGGTCTTACATCTCTGACCGCAGAAATGATGGAAGGCATAGTTGAAGCTAATAGTGCTTCAGAAGAAAAATCAATTACTGAAAAACCAATCAGTAAAGGAGGAAATGTCAAAGTGGATAAAGGTATGTTGCATATTGAAGCAGATCAAATTAACGGATTAAAATTGAGCCTTCCATTAGGTTCATTAGGAAGCAAATTTGAAAATTTTTCAGAATCTGCATGTGAACCTGAAAAAGTTGAAAATCAAGTGGTTGGAACTCTTGTAAAAAGAGAATTTTCTGTAAAGGAAGTTAAGCTGGGAGAAAAAACTTCTTTTGAGCACGGCATTCTCACCATAAGAAAAAATTTGGCTAAAGAAGCTGTAGCAGCCACTCCCCTTGTTAAAAAAATGGAAATAGATATTATAACTCCCGATAAAAGACATGTGTATTCTGATACAATAATGGATGTTACTCCTGTTGCAACAAAGGCTGAAGGAGATTTGGGAAGCGGAACTACACATATATTGAATGACATGGTATTTATGCTTACAGGAGTTGACGAGGCCGGAGTACAAATACATGAATTCGGTTCTTGTGAAGGCTATCTTGATGAAAAAATCACCTATGGAATGCCGGGATGCCCAGATCAAAATGATATTATAGTAAGAGCTCATGTAACTATTCAAGAACTTACGGGAATGGAAAGAAGAGGACCTTACGCTGCTCATAAAGCTTGTGACTTAGTTATTCAGGAAATAAGAGAAGTCCTTAAATCAACTCCTGCCTCCGAAGCAGTAAAGGTTGAAACATGCGAACAAGTAAAAAGGAACGGAAGACCAAGAGTTCTCCTGGTTAAGGAAATTATGGGACAAGGTGCAATGCATGACAATGTAATGCTTCCAACAGAGCCTGCAGGCGTAGCAGGAGGAAAACAGAACGTTGATTTAGGTAATGTACCTATAATCTTATCTGTAAATGAAGTTCGTGACGGAGGAATACACGCACTTACTTGTATAGGCCCTGCATCGAAAGAAGATACGAGACATTATTTCAGGGAACCTGTATTGGAAGCTCTGGCAGCCGATGAAGAGCTGGATCTTGTAGGAGTTGCATTCATAGGAAGCCCTCAGGTAAATGATGAAAAGATGTTTGTTTCAAAGAGATTAGGTGCATTGGCTGACACAATGAAAATAGATGGAGCAATTGTTACTACAGAAGGATTCGGAAACAACCATATAGACTTTACTCAAAACATAGAGGAAATAGGTAAACGCGGAATAAAGGTTGTTGGAATTACCTATGCTGCTTACCAGGGTCAGCTCGTTGTAGGAAATAAATACACAGATGCAATGATAGAAGTTAACAAGGATAAAGACGGTATGGAATCAGAAATACTGGGCCAGAACACCATTGACAAAAATGATGCTAAACGTGCAGTTGTAATGCTTAAAAACAGGATTGCAGGAGTTCCCATTGCACCTGCGGACAGAAAATGGAATCAGTCAGTTATAGATGAAAATCAAAGACTGGTTAATTCGATTCAGCTATGA
- the prdC gene encoding proline reductase-associated electron transfer protein PrdC, protein MNNTIKLLLKQGIGGPSEPIVKAGDTVKKGTLLAVPKGLGSNLHSSVYGTIAEITENCITIHADDNQPDEFEKISCNGSIADIVKEAGIIGMGGAGFPSNVKLETDLSGGVIIANGVECEPLLKHNIRQITENPEVIYRGILYAMKAANAKRGILAIKRKNAEAVNSFKAVIKPHDNIEIAELEDLYPMGEERAIVREVLGELLKTDQLPSAAGAVILNVETLSRITEAVELHKPVVSKNITVVGKLKSGKDSKTFLDVPIGASVSSLIEMAGGIDGEFGEIIMGGPFTGHSTTLDSPITKTSGGIIATMEFLKAKGKLGLLVCACGANEDRLREIAEKMNGDVVAVERCKQAVESRGALKCENPGNCPGQAEKIMKLKKAGAESLLISNCSDCTNTVMCVAPKLKMPVYHCTDHVMRTVGHRLIRRLP, encoded by the coding sequence GTGAACAATACAATTAAATTATTGCTAAAACAAGGAATCGGCGGTCCCTCGGAACCAATCGTCAAAGCAGGCGATACCGTCAAAAAAGGAACCCTTCTTGCCGTCCCGAAAGGTTTGGGCTCAAATCTGCATTCAAGTGTATACGGAACAATAGCAGAAATTACAGAAAATTGCATAACAATCCATGCAGATGATAACCAGCCCGATGAATTTGAAAAAATTTCTTGCAACGGCAGCATAGCTGACATAGTTAAAGAAGCAGGAATTATAGGAATGGGTGGAGCCGGTTTTCCCTCTAACGTAAAGCTGGAAACGGATTTAAGCGGAGGAGTGATAATTGCTAACGGTGTTGAATGTGAACCTCTTCTCAAACACAACATAAGGCAAATCACGGAAAATCCTGAGGTAATTTACAGAGGAATACTCTATGCCATGAAGGCTGCTAATGCTAAGAGAGGAATTTTAGCCATAAAGAGAAAAAATGCAGAAGCAGTCAATTCTTTCAAAGCAGTAATTAAGCCTCATGATAACATAGAAATCGCAGAACTGGAAGACCTGTACCCGATGGGAGAAGAACGTGCCATTGTAAGAGAAGTTTTAGGAGAATTGCTTAAAACTGATCAGTTGCCTTCAGCAGCAGGTGCAGTAATATTAAATGTCGAAACATTATCAAGAATTACGGAGGCTGTTGAATTGCACAAGCCTGTAGTTTCAAAAAATATTACTGTTGTAGGAAAACTTAAAAGCGGAAAAGATTCCAAAACTTTTTTAGATGTCCCCATAGGAGCCTCTGTATCATCTTTGATTGAAATGGCTGGAGGGATTGACGGTGAATTTGGAGAAATAATTATGGGCGGCCCGTTTACAGGTCATTCGACTACTCTTGATTCACCTATAACAAAAACCTCCGGCGGAATTATAGCTACAATGGAATTTCTAAAAGCAAAAGGAAAACTTGGATTGCTTGTATGTGCATGCGGAGCAAATGAAGACAGGCTGCGCGAAATAGCAGAAAAAATGAATGGAGATGTAGTTGCTGTGGAAAGATGCAAGCAAGCTGTTGAAAGCCGCGGCGCATTGAAGTGTGAAAACCCCGGCAATTGCCCAGGACAGGCAGAAAAAATAATGAAACTGAAAAAAGCCGGTGCCGAAAGCCTTCTTATCAGCAATTGCAGCGATTGTACAAATACAGTAATGTGTGTGGCTCCAAAATTGAAAATGCCTGTCTACCACTGCACCGACCATGTTATGAGAACAGTTGGGCACCGTCTCATAAGAAGATTGCCGTAA
- a CDS encoding proline reductase cluster protein PrdD, which produces MKINIINPGKDSIFTNANLDFSPVAVKVSGCLGEGTTHAASGITVMLTGAEAKEFGGFQASNIGSSEGKLKDHVVRNKFGTPDSSDIILHFDFIFNEGHARTREGIIAAHMAADEFIEDIRSCLKSLSADTAYKSKEYFDTLKINSPRIVLVKLVSGLGCMYETAIFPGEPGGCLNSRSIMDVSNMPLFVTPSQYKDGVVHSLC; this is translated from the coding sequence ATGAAAATTAACATAATCAATCCAGGAAAGGACAGCATCTTTACAAATGCAAATCTAGATTTTTCTCCTGTTGCTGTAAAAGTTTCAGGATGCCTCGGAGAGGGAACGACACATGCAGCATCTGGGATAACTGTCATGTTAACCGGAGCTGAAGCAAAAGAATTCGGCGGCTTTCAGGCATCAAACATCGGTTCTTCCGAAGGAAAACTTAAGGATCATGTTGTACGCAACAAATTCGGAACTCCCGATAGCTCCGATATTATACTTCACTTTGATTTTATCTTCAATGAAGGCCATGCAAGGACAAGAGAAGGAATCATTGCAGCACACATGGCAGCTGACGAGTTTATAGAGGATATCCGCAGCTGCCTCAAGTCTCTTAGCGCAGATACTGCTTACAAAAGCAAAGAATATTTTGACACACTCAAAATAAATTCACCTAGAATTGTCCTAGTTAAGCTTGTGTCCGGTCTCGGGTGCATGTATGAAACAGCAATATTTCCAGGCGAACCCGGAGGCTGCTTGAATTCCCGTTCAATTATGGATGTTTCAAACATGCCGCTGTTCGTCACCCCAAGCCAGTACAAGGACGGCGTCGTGCATTCACTGTGCTGA
- a CDS encoding ABC transporter permease: MKGLKYQLKNIRQDKLCILTFLLPIIVGLAISLLSGVSFSSINETAFYVVENDLSYDTTQWLQENGRITAFPDIVSLESAINNPSTQGIGVLQDGMGIKTLLSGDELQINTVIGNTLPDLYTERNNVDLSAITIIPTENNDDVLISLFIVITMVTAMFMGCTFNAMSIIGEKEDGISFINEVLPMTKKEYIIQKIALGFAGGVLSTILTAIVCIKITASQAMPLLLLIILSAFVAALVGLFIGYLSSGLMIGIIYIKVVMILFLAPPILFYLAVPSDSLLYALSYLLPSSATFYGLMDVLNGQPQRVGVNIIILFVHCFVWLLLFFVITHKKLK; this comes from the coding sequence GTGAAAGGTTTGAAGTATCAACTTAAAAACATACGTCAAGATAAATTATGTATTTTGACTTTTCTACTTCCGATTATTGTGGGATTGGCGATTTCCCTGCTTTCGGGGGTGAGTTTTTCATCTATAAATGAAACTGCCTTTTATGTTGTAGAAAATGACCTATCTTATGATACCACACAGTGGCTACAAGAGAATGGTAGAATTACCGCATTCCCCGATATAGTTTCTTTGGAAAGTGCTATAAATAACCCCTCGACACAAGGGATTGGAGTGTTACAAGATGGAATGGGGATAAAAACGCTGTTATCGGGCGACGAATTACAAATAAATACTGTAATTGGCAATACGCTCCCCGACCTTTACACAGAAAGAAACAATGTGGATTTATCCGCAATAACTATTATCCCTACTGAAAATAATGATGACGTTTTAATATCACTATTCATTGTGATAACAATGGTTACTGCCATGTTCATGGGCTGTACGTTTAATGCCATGAGTATTATCGGAGAGAAAGAAGATGGCATTTCGTTTATTAACGAAGTTTTACCTATGACGAAAAAGGAGTATATCATTCAAAAAATTGCTTTAGGATTTGCGGGCGGTGTCCTCTCTACGATTTTGACAGCTATCGTCTGTATAAAGATTACAGCCAGTCAAGCTATGCCTTTACTGCTGTTGATTATTCTGTCTGCTTTTGTGGCAGCGTTAGTGGGACTGTTCATAGGATACCTTTCAAGTGGGCTTATGATAGGCATTATATATATCAAAGTTGTAATGATTTTGTTCCTTGCTCCACCTATTTTGTTTTATTTGGCTGTTCCGTCAGATAGTTTGCTTTATGCCTTATCCTATTTGTTACCATCAAGTGCAACTTTTTATGGGTTGATGGATGTATTAAACGGTCAGCCACAAAGAGTTGGAGTAAATATCATCATATTATTTGTACATTGTTTTGTATGGCTGTTGTTGTTTTTTGTCATAACGCACAAAAAACTGAAATAG
- a CDS encoding 4Fe-4S binding protein has translation MNKEEIEKLSYDFFNKSHSNFVDEKEAIVPELSGMRLFDNPLFGFASSKDEEFWNLKNQSVIGEHFMLPEEWLTGAVTVVSFFMPFSEEVIKSNRGNKDVISNQWLHGRIEGQRFVAEFCRYLNSKIIEDGFRSLSPSLDKRFYTTKEDDKGHLFSSNWSERHVAFICGLGTFGLSKGIITEKGMAGRIGSLITDMPLEPTERKYSDIYQYCTMCGACVKRCPAGAISLEKGKIHRICSDFLDYTAEKYKPRYGCGKCQTGVPCERRIPLQRR, from the coding sequence ATGAATAAAGAAGAAATAGAGAAACTTTCATACGATTTTTTTAATAAATCTCATTCTAATTTTGTTGATGAAAAAGAAGCCATTGTTCCGGAGCTTTCCGGAATGAGGCTGTTTGATAATCCTTTGTTTGGATTTGCTTCATCTAAAGACGAGGAGTTTTGGAACTTAAAAAACCAGTCTGTTATAGGAGAACATTTTATGCTCCCTGAAGAATGGCTTACCGGTGCTGTAACTGTTGTTTCATTTTTCATGCCATTTTCCGAAGAAGTAATCAAAAGTAACAGAGGAAATAAGGATGTAATTTCGAATCAATGGCTGCACGGAAGAATAGAGGGACAGAGATTTGTAGCAGAGTTTTGCAGGTATCTCAATTCGAAAATCATCGAAGATGGATTTCGAAGTCTTTCACCGTCTTTGGATAAAAGGTTTTACACTACTAAGGAAGATGATAAAGGTCATTTGTTTTCCAGCAACTGGTCGGAAAGGCACGTGGCATTTATATGCGGCCTCGGAACTTTCGGACTATCAAAGGGGATAATTACAGAGAAAGGAATGGCAGGGAGAATTGGCAGCTTAATTACAGATATGCCTTTAGAACCTACTGAAAGAAAGTACAGCGATATTTATCAATACTGCACCATGTGCGGTGCATGTGTTAAGAGGTGTCCGGCAGGAGCCATATCCCTTGAAAAAGGAAAGATACATAGAATATGCTCGGATTTTCTCGATTATACAGCCGAAAAATATAAGCCCAGATATGGATGCGGCAAATGCCAGACAGGTGTTCCGTGCGAAAGGAGAATACCTCTCCAAAGACGATAA
- a CDS encoding MBL fold metallo-hydrolase, translating into MKLKVLVDNNTYIDEYFLGEPAVCYYIEDNGTKILFDLGYSDIFIQNAKKMDIDLKLVDTIVFSHGHNDHTRGLRYMADHTDLKDVAVVAHPLCFNSKMYEKDNIGAPFNSEQMKGMCRLKLTSSPLQISDNIVFLGEIPNIYDYEERKKIGMYSNDGEWKDDRLADDSAIVYKNEKGLFIITGCSHSGICNIVEYAKRVCCDTRITGIIGGFHLFDIDEQLLKTIEFFESNKIDNIYPCHCVSFRAKAKLNERIRINEVGVGLTLML; encoded by the coding sequence ATGAAATTAAAGGTATTGGTTGACAATAATACATATATTGACGAATATTTTCTGGGAGAACCGGCTGTGTGCTACTATATAGAGGATAATGGAACAAAGATACTTTTTGATCTGGGGTATTCGGATATTTTTATTCAAAACGCAAAGAAAATGGATATTGATTTAAAGCTGGTTGATACAATTGTATTTTCGCATGGCCATAATGACCATACAAGAGGATTAAGATATATGGCAGATCATACAGATCTCAAAGATGTAGCAGTTGTTGCGCACCCGCTGTGTTTTAACAGTAAAATGTATGAAAAAGATAATATTGGTGCACCGTTTAATTCGGAGCAAATGAAAGGTATGTGTAGGTTAAAATTAACGTCTTCACCGTTGCAGATCAGTGACAACATTGTATTTTTAGGAGAAATACCGAATATATATGACTATGAAGAACGGAAGAAAATAGGAATGTACAGCAATGATGGAGAATGGAAAGATGACAGACTTGCAGATGATTCGGCAATTGTATACAAAAACGAAAAGGGATTGTTTATTATAACAGGATGCTCGCACAGCGGTATATGTAATATTGTCGAATATGCTAAAAGAGTTTGCTGTGATACGAGAATTACCGGTATTATTGGAGGATTCCATCTGTTTGATATAGATGAGCAACTATTGAAGACAATAGAATTTTTTGAAAGCAATAAAATAGATAACATATACCCCTGCCACTGTGTATCTTTTAGGGCAAAAGCAAAACTGAATGAGAGAATCCGCATAAATGAAGTTGGTGTAGGACTAACACTTATGCTGTAG
- the prdB gene encoding D-proline reductase (dithiol) protein PrdB: MKLTTIEGMKSEVFAPTTPAPVWTPLKKPLSECKVGFATAGGIHMKTQKPFNTAGDNTFREIPIDTPSKELMVTHGGFDNSDINKDVNAMLPIDRLHELKKEGFIKDLSPILIGFMGGGGNVEKFRNETGPAIAKKFKDAGVDIVLLTGGCGTCHRSATIVQRAIESVGISTIIIAALPPIAKQQGAPRIAAAHVPIGSNAGEPNNIEMQTSILKDSLNLVATMKEFGEMKMLPYEYRHNV, from the coding sequence ATGAAACTTACCACAATAGAAGGAATGAAATCCGAAGTTTTCGCACCAACGACACCTGCTCCTGTTTGGACACCGCTAAAAAAGCCGCTGAGTGAATGCAAAGTAGGGTTTGCTACTGCAGGCGGAATTCATATGAAAACTCAAAAACCTTTCAACACTGCCGGTGACAATACATTTAGGGAAATACCTATAGACACACCGTCAAAAGAACTTATGGTTACTCACGGCGGGTTTGACAACAGCGATATAAACAAGGACGTTAATGCAATGCTTCCTATCGACAGACTTCACGAGCTTAAAAAAGAAGGATTTATCAAAGATCTCTCTCCAATACTGATAGGATTCATGGGCGGCGGCGGAAATGTCGAAAAATTCAGAAACGAAACAGGCCCTGCAATCGCAAAAAAATTTAAGGATGCAGGCGTTGACATAGTTCTTTTAACAGGCGGATGCGGTACCTGCCACCGCTCAGCAACCATCGTCCAAAGAGCAATTGAATCAGTTGGTATATCAACCATAATAATAGCAGCACTTCCGCCTATAGCTAAGCAGCAGGGTGCTCCCCGTATAGCGGCGGCACATGTGCCCATCGGCTCCAATGCAGGCGAACCGAATAACATAGAAATGCAGACTTCCATACTGAAAGATTCTCTGAATCTTGTAGCAACCATGAAGGAATTCGGCGAAATGAAAATGCTTCCTTACGAATACAGACACAACGTATAA
- a CDS encoding ABC transporter permease: MWKGFLALLKKDFKLMLSSKFLLLALGSLILYSCYINFIYVGLDQEIYPVYLYDPLHTQRVISSEIISVDNLEELQIKSGDGYAVGIYASSGTPKIIMVSSGVRSTDQYRAAYALSLLSPSTSAKAEIIGENNKELKNRREITCEFLFFELTAVGFLGLASMLFKEKQMGIIRVHGILPVSKTAFIISKLCLFLIADIVFAILLTVINLGVSVGLLTLPAVVLQAGILSLIMALVGFFCAVLLPDFKQFSLLYLVLAVFITTPVFLAGQTGIAWDFIKYHPMYHLFMAIKNAYFNTPSVNGIYYTICGLAIVLLFLLVRRMLIREMAKEG, translated from the coding sequence ATGTGGAAAGGCTTTCTTGCTTTACTAAAAAAGGATTTTAAGTTAATGTTGTCAAGCAAGTTTCTTCTGCTTGCGCTCGGCTCTCTTATTCTTTACTCTTGCTACATTAACTTTATCTATGTAGGTTTAGACCAGGAAATTTACCCGGTATATCTTTACGACCCGCTTCATACGCAACGTGTTATATCTTCTGAAATAATAAGTGTTGATAATTTGGAGGAATTGCAGATAAAAAGCGGGGACGGTTACGCTGTCGGTATCTACGCTTCAAGCGGAACGCCGAAAATCATCATGGTTTCATCAGGTGTACGCAGTACAGACCAATACCGGGCGGCATATGCACTATCTTTGTTATCTCCATCAACCTCTGCCAAAGCAGAAATAATAGGTGAAAATAACAAAGAATTGAAAAACCGCAGGGAAATCACTTGTGAATTTCTGTTTTTTGAATTGACGGCGGTTGGTTTTTTAGGGCTTGCTTCTATGTTGTTCAAAGAAAAACAGATGGGAATTATTCGTGTACATGGGATATTACCCGTTAGTAAAACAGCATTTATCATATCAAAACTTTGCTTATTTCTAATAGCCGATATTGTATTTGCGATATTATTGACCGTTATAAACTTGGGCGTTTCTGTCGGGTTATTGACATTACCCGCAGTTGTACTGCAAGCGGGTATACTGTCTTTGATTATGGCGTTAGTTGGTTTTTTCTGCGCCGTACTGTTACCCGACTTCAAACAATTTTCATTACTATATCTCGTATTAGCTGTTTTCATCACAACACCTGTTTTTCTTGCAGGACAGACAGGGATTGCATGGGACTTTATAAAATATCACCCCATGTATCATCTGTTTATGGCAATAAAAAATGCCTATTTTAATACACCATCTGTAAACGGCATTTATTACACAATCTGCGGATTGGCAATCGTGCTGTTATTCCTGCTTGTGCGCCGGATGCTTATCCGTGAAATGGCAAAGGAGGGATAA
- a CDS encoding CBO2463/CBO2479 domain-containing protein, which translates to MISAKDVSLTPKLLTGKIVDISEMCVKIELKGKMGIVNLPLRCIITDKPLELDAEAELYISYIRVL; encoded by the coding sequence ATGATTTCAGCAAAAGATGTATCTCTTACCCCGAAGCTTCTAACAGGTAAAATTGTAGACATTTCAGAAATGTGCGTAAAAATCGAGCTTAAAGGAAAAATGGGAATCGTAAATTTGCCGCTCAGGTGCATAATTACTGATAAACCCCTAGAGCTTGATGCAGAAGCAGAATTATATATAAGCTATATACGAGTTTTATAA